The Hemibagrus wyckioides isolate EC202008001 linkage group LG15, SWU_Hwy_1.0, whole genome shotgun sequence genome window below encodes:
- the aldh8a1 gene encoding 2-aminomuconic semialdehyde dehydrogenase encodes MSVSLVLENYIGGKFVPCSRHMDSYDPSTGELYCRVPDSGVAEVEAAVKAAKEAFPGWSATSPAERAQVLNKLADLIEARLEDFAQAESKDQGKSISFARTVDIPRAAYNFRFFASSVQHHTTDCSQMDHMGCLNYTVRCPVGVAGLISPWNLPLYLLTWKIAPAVATGNTVVAKPSEMTSVTAWMMCKLLEEAGFPPGVVNVVFGTGPHAGDALVSHPDVPLISFTGSTATARVITERSAPYCKKLSLELGGKNPAVVFADADLEQCISTTVHSSFSNQGEICLCTSRIFVERSIYPEFLAKFVEAARQWKTGAPSDPSNNNGALVSKEHLQKVRGYVSLAVSEGARVHCGEGVDALSLPPGNASGYFMLPTVITGVADSSAVMQEEIFGPVTCVMPFDTEEEVISRANGVRYGLSAVVWSRDVGRVHRVARRLQAGLVWTNCWLIRDLNLPFGGMKSSGIGREGGRDSYHFFTEVKTIAVKH; translated from the exons ATGTCCGTGAGTCTCGTGCTGGAGAACTACATCGGCGGGAAGTTCGTGCCCTGCTCCAGGCATATGGACTCGTATGACCCGTCCACCGGAGAGCTGTACTGCAGAGTCCCGGACAGTGGAGTGGCTGAG GTGGAGGCAGCGGTGAAGGCTGCTAAAGAAGCGTTTCCTGGTTGGTCAGCCACAAGTCCAGCAGAAAGAGCTCAGGTTCTGAATAAACTCGCTGATCTGATCGAGGCTCGTCTGGAGGATTTCGCTCAGGCAGAGTCTAAAGACCAGG GGAAGAGTATAAGCTTTGCCCGGACTGTCGATATCCCACGTGCCGCGTACAACTTCCGATTCTTCGCTTCGTCCGTCCAGCACCACACCACCGACTGCAGTCAGATGGACCACATGGGCTGCCTCAATTACACCGTGCGCTGCCCTGtaggagtgg CCGGTCTGATCAGTCCTTGGAACCTGCCTCTGTATCTGCTCACCTGGAAGATCGCTCCTGCTGTAGCTACAGGGAACACCGTGGTGGCCAAACCTAGTGAGATGACATCAGTCACTGCATGGATGATGTGCAAGCTGCTGGAGGAGGCtg gttttcCACCAGGAGTTGTGAATGTAGTGTTCGGCACAGGTCCTCACGCAGGTGACGCCCTCGTGTCACACCCGGACGTGCCGTTAATTTCCTTCACGGGCAGCACGGCTACAGCGCGAGTGATAACCGAGCGCAGCGCCCCCTACTGCAAGAAACTCTCTCTAGAGCTCGGGGGGAAAAACCCAGCCGTGGTGTTCGCCGATGCTGACCTGGAGCAGTGCATCAGCACCACCGTGCACTCCAGCTTCTCCAATCAG GGCGAGATTTGTCTCTGTACCAGCAGGATCTTTGTGGAGCGGAGCATTTACCCAGAATTCCTAGCGAAGTTTGTCGAGGCGGCTCGCCAATGGAAAACCGGCGCGCCCTCTGACCCCTCGAACAACAACGGAGCTCTTGTGAGCAAGGAACACTTACAGAAG GTGCGGGGTTATGTGTCTCTGGCCGTGTCTGAAGGAGCTCGGGTGCACTGTGGTGAGGGAGTGGACGCTCTCAGCCTCCCGCCTGGTAACGCATCCGGATACTTCATGCTGCCTACGGTGATCACGGGCGTGGCCGACTCGTCTGCCGTGATGCAGGAGGAGATCTTCGGCCCTGTCACCTGCGTCATGCCTTTCGATACAGAAGAAGAAGTGATCTCACGGGCTAACGGCGTGCGCTACGGCCTGTCCGCCGTGGTGTGGTCCAGAGACGTGGGGCGTGTCCACAGAGTGGCTCGGCGGCTCCAGGCGGGGTTAGTGTGGACCAACTGCTGGCTCATCCGAGACTTGAACCTGCCTTTCGGAGGAATGAAGAGCTCCGGTATcgggagagaaggagggagagattCCTACCACTTCTTCACCGAGGTTAAAACTATAGCTGTAAAGCACTGA